The window TGTTTATTATGACAAAACCCAATGTGAAGGCAGAAATTCATCATTATGTATTTACCAGCAGTGATGCTAAGGATTTTAGCCTTCCGATTCAAATATTACCGACAAATAACCGCTCAGCGGATGAATCAGCGGCTATTTATAGTGATCAAAAAGTGTCTGAAGAAATTACCAGCTTGATTAGAAATAAGTACCGTGGTGAATTGCAAGCAATTGGCTATACCCCTGTCGACCAAACGACAAGCGTGATGATTTTCTTTCCAGAGGGCAAACCTAGTCAAGCTACTTTAGATAAACTAGAGGCTGAATTAGAATCATTAACTAGCTTAGACATATCGATTGAAATACTTGCCGGTAGAATGATTTTCTAGCAGAAACAGTATGCCTATTGTGAACCAATCAGGCTCATTCACTGGTTCGGTTCCCTATACAGGCATCGAACTATAAATAAATCAGTTACGGCTATTCTCCATTAATATTGTCTTCGCTATTTGCTCACCAATTTTTGCAATGACAGCATTTCTTTCTTCAAACGAGGCGTCTGTCTCTGTAATGTATAGAGCGGCTACGATAGGCTTGCGATTTGGAGGCCACATCACCGCAGTAATAGCACGCGACCCATAACCACCAGCGCCTGTTCTATCTGCTACTATCCAGTCACTTGGAACGCCTTTACGAAACAATGCATCGCCAACCTCATTACCTTTAAGCCAAGATTCTAGTTGTTGACGAGATTTGATAGATAGTGTTTCGTCAATTAGTAACTTTTCAAGTGTCGTTACCATTGCAATTGGTGTTGTCGTGTCTCGCTTATCTCCAGGCACCGCTTCGTTAAGTTCTGTTTCCCAGCGATCAAGGCGCGTAGTATCGTCGCCAATGGAACGCAAAAATTTCGTTAGAGCCTTAGGTCCACCAATCGCTTGTAGAATAAAATTGGCAGCTGAATTATCACTGGTTGATAATGTGGCCTGACACAGCTCTGCGAGCGACATCCCTTTTTTACCCACATGTTTTTCTGTTACAGGTGAGTATGTAACGAGATTGCTTTCAGAGAATCTCACAACTCTATCAATTCTTTCTTTACCTAGATCAACTCTTTGAAGAACGTTTGCACAGGCAAGTGTTTTAAAGGTACTACTTAGAGGAAAACGTTCATTAGATTTATGTTCCCAACGTTTTCCCGTTTCCAAATCATGCACAGCTAGACCAATTCTAGCGCCTAATTCAGTTTCAGCATTGGTAACCGCTTCAAGTACTGAGTCTGTTGCATTAGCATTTAATGATAGCGTGAGACATAAAAAAGTAATTACTACGCTAAAAAAACTAGCCTTGTGTTTACGTACGTCCATGATGAGTTAACTTTCCTTTTGGATCAAATTTTTAGATTATATAATATGTAATTAACAAGTATATTTAATAGCATAATTATATCTCATTCATTATTAACTTAGCTTATTTTGGATTGTTGATTTTAGGGTATACCCTAGTGGAACCACCTAAAAACGCCTTATAAAATATTAATAGACCACCTAAAATAGACTGATATAGTAGAACTACTTATAACAGACTATTTTGGGTGTTTATGTTTATTAGAGCCTACCTTCGTGCCTCAACCAAGGATCAAGACGCCAATCGTGCTAAAGATGAACTTATTGCTTTTGCTAGAGAGCATGGCCATAAAATCGCAGCATTCTATACTGAGAACGAGTCAGGAGCGACGCTAGAACGTCCACAGCTCATGCAGCTCATTGATGATGCCTCTGAGGGCGATGTGATCTTAGTTGAACAGATAGACCGTTTGGCACGTTTAAATCAAACTGATTGGGATACCTTAAAGAGAAAACTATCAGCCAAACGTCTTTCTGTGGTGTCTAAAGAGCTTCCAACGTCATATATGGCATTACAACAGGGTAATAGCTCGGAGTTTATGGAAAGCGTACTACGCTCTATAAATGACATGCTACTTGATATGCTGGCAGCCATTGCCAGAAAGGATTATGAGGATAGACGTAACCGTCAAATGCAAGGTATTGCACGCGCTAAAGCTCAAGGTAAATATAAAGGGCGGGGGAAGGACATGGAAAAGCGTAAAATTATTGCCAGTCTTCTAAAATCAGGCCACAGCTACTCTGATATTCAACAGACTGTGAAGTGTTCAAGACAATTGATTGCTGAGGTTTCAAAGGCATCAAAGCCAATATCCTCCTCTATATAATCTGAAGAATATATTCAGACAGTAAAGCCAATATGCTTCCCCGTTGGCAGCTCCACATCAATACGAAGCTTACCACCCATGGCTTCAACATATTTTTTCATGGTTGAGATTTTAAGGTCATTGCCACGGTTTTCTATAGCAGATAGTGAAGGCTGCTTAATACCCAAAGTTTGAGCAAGTTCTTTTTGAGAGATTTCAAGCTCCTCTCGGATGCGGTAGAGTTGGTTTTCCAAAAATAGCTGCTCGGCCAGTTGCTGAATACGCGCCTGGCTGTCTAAAGAGCACTCTGCTAATAGCTCTTGTAATGTCTTAGTCATGTTATAAATCCCCCAAGGTTTTAAGGTGATACTCATACTGCTGATCGGCTGTGGCTAGCATTTCTTTATAAAAGCGCTTGTTATTACCCTTATCACCGATACAAAGTACAATCGCTTGCCTTTTCGGATCAAATGCGAAAAAGGCTCTCAGTGGTTTACCTCGATGCTGGACCCGAAGCTCTTTCATGTTGGTAAACTTTGAGTCATATACAGTGTCCACTAAAGGGCGCCCTAGGCTTGGGCCTTGCTGCTGTAAAACCACTAAAGCGGCAAGCACCTTCTCTTGTGTCGATTGATCTTGCTGATAAAGCCAATCATTGAATAGATCGGTTGTGATGACAGTCCACATATAAAACCATAATATAGATTATAGTCTATATACTACTCCTAATAAATGCTCATGACAACTGTGATACTTAGCTACTCTTTAACAAGTAAAGGTTTTGCTCGTTAAAACCTAACTATCCATGAGAGCATTTACAAAGACAAGCTCCACCATCTTTTCTTGCCCTTAGTGTTGATAGCTTCTTGATTAGTAGCAGGTTTTGAATTTGACTCAGAACTTACTATTTCACTGTCTCCCTGATTGTCCTTGGAGTTGTTTTCGTCTTGAGAGATGCTCGATCCTGATAAGCTACCTTTCATCTCTAATAGCTTAGTTTGTGCAAAGTCCTGAATACTAGCATTCGCTTTGTCCAAGCTCTTACTTAACTGGTCAATTTGCTTTTGGTAATTTTCAACCAACTGCTTGTGATGATCCACCTGCTGCTGCAGGTGGACGTTTTTTAGTTTTTCCATCTCTAATTCATGTTTTAGCTGAACGTTTTCCTGTTCAGCTTCACTGTTCACTGGCGTCCATTGGACATTATTTTCATTTTGTTCAGTACGTTCAGTGCTTGGTGGGTTCCCAAACACCCGTAACATTTCAGTAGTATCGATTTTCTTGTCTGAATTTCTTGAAAGCTCGCCATCATCTATCTTTTTGTAGATTGTGGTCCTTGATACACCCCATCTTTTTGATGCTTCTGATACTGATATGTTCACATAGCCTCTCTTTGTTCAATGATGTCCTCTGATGTATACCTAGTACAGTATCATAGTTGTTCTAGATGGTTGTCCAATTTCACCGAAGGGCATATACTAAAACTACCTAAAAAGGGTTCAATTAACATCCTTATACTTTGTTATAGCCTCTAATAAAGGGGCATAAATTTAGGTTTAGCCTAAACTAAAAATGGAATAGCTCATATCCCATAAGATATGAAGTAAAATTATAACGGGACAAAAATATGCGCCAGAAAAAACAAATGACCAAACTTAAAAAATTTAAGAATACTAAAGATGCTATAAAGATTGCAGAAAAGATACAACTGGTTCAGATCAGGATGCTATTCATAGCTATCCTTACTATTTTATTAATAGGGTTAGGCATTAGTTTTATAAGAAATTGACATACAAAAAAACCGCATTTTAAAAAATGGGTAGTGTTCAAAATTCTGTGTCATTCCCCTAAACTATGTAAAAAACAAGGAATGACACCATGCAAAACTTTGACTTTAACGAAGCCTTAAAAGGCATTCAAGCAGGTAAACCTATCACAGGCAGTGACGGGGTACTTGCCCCACTCATCAAACAGCTCACCGAAGCTGCCTTAAATGCCGAAATACAAAGCCACCTTGAACAAAGTTCTACAAGCAACCGTCGTAACGGTTACAGCAAAAAGACCGTCAAATCAGCGGCGGGCAGCTTCGAGCTTGAAACGCCACGAGATCGTAACGGTGAATATGAGCCTGTGTTGGTCAAGAAACATCAAACTAAACTCACCGCTGAGATCGATAGCCGCATCCTATCGCTATTTTCTCATGGCATGAGTTACCGTGACATACGCCACCACATTGCTGAGATATACCAACTTGAGGTCTCAGAGGCGACCATCAGTAGCATCACTGATGAGCTGATACCGCAGCTTAAAGCATGGCAATCTCGTCCACTCGACAGCGTTTATCCGTTTGTCTGGCTTGATGCGATTTACTACAAGGTCAAAGACGAAGGACGCTATGTCAGCAAAGCCATTTACACGCTATTAGCACTTAATACCGAAGGCAAAAAAGAACTCATTGGTCTGTATTGCTCTGAAAGCGAAGGGGCAAACTACTGGCTATCTGTGCTCACAGATTTACACAATCGTGGCGTACAAGATATTCTCATCGCTTGTGTGGATGGCCTAAAGGGTTTTCCTGAAGCCATCAATGCCATTTTCCCCAATACAGAAGTACAGCTGTGTGTGATTCACCAAATCCGTAATAGTATCCGTTATGTAGCTAGTCGTGATCAAAAAGCCTTTATGCGCGATTTAAAGCCTGTTTATAAGGCAGTTAATAAGGAGTCAGCTGAACTGGCTCTTGATGATTTAGAGGCTGTTTGGGGCGATCAGTATCCGGCGGTGATTAAGTCTTGGCGGGACAAGTGGCATTTACTATCTGCCTATTTTAAGTATCCTGAAGCAGTCAGAAAGCCTATTTATACCACCAATGCGGTGGAAGCGGTACATCGTCAGTTTCGTAAACTTACTAAAACCAAAGGCGCTTTCCCGAATGAAACCAGCTTGCTCAAATTGTTGTATGTTGGTATGTTAAATGCCAGTG of the Psychrobacter raelei genome contains:
- a CDS encoding IS256 family transposase, producing MQNFDFNEALKGIQAGKPITGSDGVLAPLIKQLTEAALNAEIQSHLEQSSTSNRRNGYSKKTVKSAAGSFELETPRDRNGEYEPVLVKKHQTKLTAEIDSRILSLFSHGMSYRDIRHHIAEIYQLEVSEATISSITDELIPQLKAWQSRPLDSVYPFVWLDAIYYKVKDEGRYVSKAIYTLLALNTEGKKELIGLYCSESEGANYWLSVLTDLHNRGVQDILIACVDGLKGFPEAINAIFPNTEVQLCVIHQIRNSIRYVASRDQKAFMRDLKPVYKAVNKESAELALDDLEAVWGDQYPAVIKSWRDKWHLLSAYFKYPEAVRKPIYTTNAVEAVHRQFRKLTKTKGAFPNETSLLKLLYVGMLNASAKWTMPIRNWGQTMMQLSIYFPGRLDSVMRL
- a CDS encoding type II toxin-antitoxin system RelE/ParE family toxin yields the protein MWTVITTDLFNDWLYQQDQSTQEKVLAALVVLQQQGPSLGRPLVDTVYDSKFTNMKELRVQHRGKPLRAFFAFDPKRQAIVLCIGDKGNNKRFYKEMLATADQQYEYHLKTLGDL
- a CDS encoding helix-turn-helix domain-containing protein, with product MTKTLQELLAECSLDSQARIQQLAEQLFLENQLYRIREELEISQKELAQTLGIKQPSLSAIENRGNDLKISTMKKYVEAMGGKLRIDVELPTGKHIGFTV
- a CDS encoding plasmid replication DNA-binding protein: MNISVSEASKRWGVSRTTIYKKIDDGELSRNSDKKIDTTEMLRVFGNPPSTERTEQNENNVQWTPVNSEAEQENVQLKHELEMEKLKNVHLQQQVDHHKQLVENYQKQIDQLSKSLDKANASIQDFAQTKLLEMKGSLSGSSISQDENNSKDNQGDSEIVSSESNSKPATNQEAINTKGKKRWWSLSL
- a CDS encoding RTG family carbenicillin-hydrolyzing class A beta-lactamase CARB-8 — protein: MDVRKHKASFFSVVITFLCLTLSLNANATDSVLEAVTNAETELGARIGLAVHDLETGKRWEHKSNERFPLSSTFKTLACANVLQRVDLGKERIDRVVRFSESNLVTYSPVTEKHVGKKGMSLAELCQATLSTSDNSAANFILQAIGGPKALTKFLRSIGDDTTRLDRWETELNEAVPGDKRDTTTPIAMVTTLEKLLIDETLSIKSRQQLESWLKGNEVGDALFRKGVPSDWIVADRTGAGGYGSRAITAVMWPPNRKPIVAALYITETDASFEERNAVIAKIGEQIAKTILMENSRN
- a CDS encoding recombinase family protein, coding for MFIRAYLRASTKDQDANRAKDELIAFAREHGHKIAAFYTENESGATLERPQLMQLIDDASEGDVILVEQIDRLARLNQTDWDTLKRKLSAKRLSVVSKELPTSYMALQQGNSSEFMESVLRSINDMLLDMLAAIARKDYEDRRNRQMQGIARAKAQGKYKGRGKDMEKRKIIASLLKSGHSYSDIQQTVKCSRQLIAEVSKASKPISSSI